A genomic region of Xyrauchen texanus isolate HMW12.3.18 chromosome 29, RBS_HiC_50CHRs, whole genome shotgun sequence contains the following coding sequences:
- the mgat4c gene encoding alpha-1,3-mannosyl-glycoprotein 4-beta-N-acetylglucosaminyltransferase C has translation MRLVLKYLDKMRCFRKRSAIPFLVALITFLLFINLYIEDGYVLEEDKHQLRETSMHPLNSERYVHTFKDITNFSETINVTYRYLAGTPLPRKKYLTIGLSSVKRKRGNYLLETIKSIFDQSSYEELKEIVVVVHLADFDLAWCESLVQEISRKFGHHIIAGRLLVIHAPEEYYPSLDGLKRNYNDPEDRVRFRSKQNVDYAFLLNFCTNLSDFYMMLEDDVRCSRNFLTALKKVVASREGSYWVMLEFSKLGYIGKLYHSRDLPRLAHFLLMFYQEMPCDWLLIHFRGLLAQKDAIRFKPSLFQHMGYYSSYKGAENKLKDDDFEEDSLDIPDNPPASLYTNINVFESYDAAKAYSSVDEYFWGKAPSTGDFYVIVFNKETKISKIKIITGTDDRQNDILRHGALEVGEKLIGTKKGRQCSSYITLGEFKNGNIEVHNVDHKIAFDIECVRIVVTASQKEWIIIRSISLWTTQGASQ, from the exons ATGAGACTGGTGTTGAAGTACCTGGACAAGATGAGGTGTTTCCGAAAACGTTCGGCCATTCCCTTCCTGGTGGCTCTCATTACCTTCTTGCTCTTCATAAACCTCTACATTGAGGATGGATATGTGCTG GAGGAAGATAAACATCAGTTGCGAGAGACCTCAATGCATCCTCTTAACTCTGAGCGATATGTTCACACCTTTAAAGACATCACCAATTTTTCTGAAACCATCAATGTGACTTATCGATACCTTGCTGGAACACCTTTACCTCGAAAGA AGTATCTAACCATTGGATTGTCATCTGTGAAACGAAAGCGAGGAAACTACCTGTTGGAGACCATCAAGTCCATTTTTGACCAATCAAGCTATGAGGAGCTCAAAGAGATTGTAGTAGTTGTCCACTTGGCAGACTTTGACCTGGCATGGTGTGAGAGCCTAGTTCAAGAAATCTCAAGGAAGTTTGGCCACCATATTATCGCAGGCCGACTGTTGGTCATCCATGCCCCTGAGGAGTACTACCCATCCCTGGATGGGTTGAAGAGAAACTATAATGATCCTGAGGACAGGGTACGCTTCCGTTCAAAACAGAATGTAGATTATGCTTTTCTCCTCAACTTCTGCACCAACCTCTCTGATTTCTACATGATGTTAGAGGACGATGTACGATGCTCTCGGAACTTTCTCACAGCCCTGAAGAAGGTGGTAGCTTCAAGGGAGGGCTCGTATTGGGTGATGCTGGAGTTCTCTAAACTGGGCTACATAGGGAAGTTGTACCACTCAAGAGACCTTCCCAGACTTGCCCATTTCCTGCTCATGTTTTATCAGGAGATGCCTTGTGATTGGCTTCTTATACATTTCCGGGGTCTGCTGGCCCAGAAGGATGCCATCCGCTTCAAGCCGTCACTTTTCCAGCACATGGGATACTATTCCTCTTATAAGGGTGCAGAGAACAAACTCAAGGATGATGACTTTGAGGAAGACTCCCTTGACATCCCAGACAACCCACCTGCAAGTCTGTACACCAATATCAATGTGTTTGAGAGCTATGATGCTGCCAAAGCATACAGTAGCGTGGATGAGTACTTTTGGGGCAAAGCTCCATCGACCGGGGACTTTTATGTTATAGTAttcaacaaagaaacaaaaattagCAAAATCAAGATCATCACAGGAACAGATGATCGGCAGAATGATATTTTGCGTCATGGAGCTCTGGAAGTGGGTGAGAAATTAATAGGAACAAAGAAGGGAAGGCAGTGCTCCTCCTATATAACGTTAGGGGAGTTTAAAAATGGAAACATTGAGGTTCACAATGTGGACCACAAGATTGCTTTTGATATTGAGTGTGTTCGTATTGTGGTAACAGCAAGTCAGAAAGAATGGATTATCATTAGAAGCATTAGCCTCTGGACTACACAAGGGGCAAGTCAATGA